The stretch of DNA CTCTGCAGAATGCTCTCACAGTCAGCAGCAGCTATGTTGTAGTGGAGAGCCTGTGAATGAAAATGAATGTCTTGAGTTGCAATCTGGGGGAGGCAAGTAAATTCTGGTTACATCGATGACTCTTGGCAAGATTGATAAATATGATTTGTGACTACCGATCCTTTTCTGTTTTGAGCTGATTTTCTGCTTCTTAGCATTCTGCTCGAAATAGCAACTATCGTATTTTCCCTCAGTGATCTTGTGTAAGATATATTTTTGCAGTTCCCTGGATGGGATGAGGTGTTCTCTTAATCGTATGTGATTGTTCTCCTGCATTTTGATATTTTGAGCATATTTCTTTTTTGACACAATTTTGGGGCCAGAGCACGTGTGGTATTAATACTGtaaaactcaaatcttttaCTCCCGCAAAACAATAGTCTTATTGTCTGGTTTTATAGTTGCATACTTGATTCAATTTTTGAACCTAGTGTGTGTGTCGAAAGTTACTGCTGTTAATTACGCAGTTCAATGTTCCATGAgttaataattgttttaaaaacaCCACTATACAACTTTTTTTACTCGTTATAGCTCTGatttcaataaaagaaaaatgtaaTAGAGACTTTTATCCTTGGACCCTCTCCACACATTTCATGAAATAGACTCAGAATATAAATTTTTAGAGAACTATAATAGAGTCAATGTTGAGTCGGTACATAGTAGATTAGTACAAGATTTGTTCGTATTGTAACTTGTTTCTAGGAATTTGGATTCGATAAACTTAGCCCTCCACGCCATTCGCTTCCAGCTTTCAATATTATCGGTTCAAGAAGAGCAGAATTGCCTATGCAGACATATGAATACTTGCCGTATAATTCGTGGCCTGATCCTGGGCTGAAAACATAAACTTCCTTGAACCCATATCTTTCCAACGTCACTGAATTCCTTCTACCCTGTTCAAAACATACATACCGTGTCAAATGAGCGAACATTAGTAAATATGAGTACATTTTATTAAGCCTGCAGAAGGGTAAACAATCTTCACTTACCCGATCAATAATGGTGAAATTTCGAGGTGTATTGGTGTAAATCCGGCTAATTTTCATGGCCAAATGCTTGTagtcatcttcttcttcttgtaCCGAGTCATCCAACTCGTCTTGTGAGTTTTTCGTCATGCTTTCTACATCACCATCCTGATTTTTGGCAACCCAATTGGGGAATATTTTACGCAATCCCGAGTAGTTGCTGGTATCTTTACCCCCATCTCTTTTTATAAATTCAAGAGGGATTAGGCTGAAACCCGACAACAGTGGAGGTCTATTTACAAAATCTGATCTTTGTAGTCCTATTGCATAAGTTGCTTCCGGGGTGCTCAGTGTAAGATGGCTAATGATCGAGCCCATCAATTGAAGCGACGAAGAAttgctcgagttcgagactataACTTCTGAGGTTAAAAATTTTTCTCCAAGAGTTATAATATGCTTTACTTCAACTTCACCGCCTTCTTCTGAGGTGTTATTGCTTACTAATTCTACCTGCATTcacttttcaattaattaataaaccACTTGTTCCAAGAATCGAGCTCGTCATTTATTTGTTGACAATAATTTCACTCTTCAGTATGCCATGAGGCCAAGAAAAGTAAGCCTGGAGGCTGGAGCTGGGAATTATAAATATCCAAAGATGCGCATGCACATCAGAGGACCGACCGCAGTTTCATAATTTAACACAAACCTGAATTGAATCTCGAGGAGTTCCTTTTACTTGATTCAAATTCCAAGCTTTTGGAGACCAAGAAACACCTGCATCATCCTCACAGCTTAAGTCCAATGATAATCCTCCTCGAACAGACACCTCGTCGCCGTCGCCATTATCTGAGGAGGAGACCGAGGTATGCAGTAACTCCAATGAACCACCATGCCACATGGCAGCCTTGAATGAAGTGATTAAACCACTCGGCAGCATCAAGATGGTCGAGCTTCCGTTCTTAAGACGCATCCTCATCACGCAGCCCTCGTCGCCGATGCTCGAAAAGCTGACCCCTTCCTGCGAACCAAACTTAGTTTCAAGGTAGCCCACATCTGTCTGTTGATAACCGGCACTGATTGCCACTGCTCGAAATGCAAAACCCCGTTTGTTGTCATTGTAAGAGTGTAATGAAACGCTTTTGATTTCGGGTTGTGTGACGGGAATAGAAACGGAGTTTAGAAAGGAGAGGCAAGTCCTGTAACTAATGGCCATGAATTTGATTTGGGTGATATGTTTGCAAGAAtgaagaaaaatggaagggATTTATGTCTTCAACGTAGCCAGATTATGAAGCCATGTTGGATCACTAGATTGATATTGGATAAGGTGGATATGTTGTCTGGTTGATcctaaataaaaacaattttgggattttttttAATCCCTTATTGCATATgcttttcaaaaattttatataCCCATATTTTTTTCCAAACATTTTGAGTATATCTAAATTTGATCGGCTGCAAAAAGTAATTTTTCCATAGTTCTATTACtgaaatatatataagaaaCTCAAGTGATCTTAACTAAAGAGAATAGCAGCCCATTCATACGGCGTGACATCGTCCTTATTTATGGGGCTAATGATCTCAAAAAttatagagtaggtctcttgtgagacggtctcacgaatctttattatGAGactggtcaaccctaccgatattcacaataaaaattaatactcttagcaaaaaaagtaatattttttcatgaataacccaaataagagatctgtctcacaaaatacgacccgtgagacagtctcacacaagtttttgccaaaactATATTAACAACTtctatgttttctttttcttgatAGAAAAACCCTTTTATTTTTGAGTAGACGGCCTCAGGATttctgtgagactgtctcattaatctttatctgtgagacaggtcaaccttaccgatattcacaataaaaaatagtaCTCccagcataaaaagtaatacatttttatagttgactcaaataagagatccgtctcataaaatttgattcgtgagaccgtctcacacaagtttttacatattaaaaaatagtatgtctcttgtgagacggtctcatgaatctttatctgtgagacgggtcaaccctaccattattcacaataaaaagtaatacttttagcataaaaagtaatattttttcatagatgacccaaataagacatctgtctcacaaaatacgattcgtgagaccttctcacacaagtttttgacttTCGTTTTCGAGAAACGCAAAGAAAGGAAAAGCCTAATGCTCCTTGTAAGAATAAAAAAAGTGTTACAATTGCAGGCAAGGATCGAATGATCAGGTCCATAGTGGTCCACCTCTTGTAAGAAATATTTCCaataaatatttacaaaaaaaaaaaatcaggccAGAACCGGGCCCATTGTTTCATTTCCAGCTACTCCGGTTTAATATCTTCTATTGTCCGGTTCGTGTAAGTTGAAATCAAGCTAAATATCTGGCTCTTGTGAGCTGTAGGCACCCATCCAAATCAATTTTCATACCACCTGAAAAATTCTTAGCCCGATTTTTGTTCCATTCGGTACATCTAAacatttgtaattttaaatattatatatgtaaatCCATTCTATaacttttcattaaaaaaacttaaaattcaaaaaaataagttTTCTTTACTAAAAGCCCCCGAAATTACTAAGCAATATGTTTTTCAACagtatataaaaaaattgttgcTTATTAAATTGTAGAgtcaatttgtttttttttaactacttgtaaatcaaattcataaAGGACCAAAAATGTCCATTTTACAAtttgatgttaaaaaatatCGTAATTGAATTATGgcaacaaaataaaatcaataggatatatatatatatatatatatagatatattgcATAATTGactattatatttaatttcaaaagCAACTTCATGtaagcaaaaatttgtgtgagacagcCTCACGGATCTTATTTTTGGAgacgaatcttttatttgggtcatccatgaaaaattattactttttatgctaaaagtattattttttattgtgaatatcggtagaattcatccgtttcacagataaaaattcgtgagatcgtataACAAGATACGTGTATATAGACACACATACTAATTGAATCTCACCCACTTTGtttgtttgatttatttattaataatgaTTATGAATAGGCAGGCAGCTGTTGCCAGCCTGAGCCCACTCAGTCCTCGTTTGCATTGGACCACCAATCCATACACATATCACCAAATTCCCAGCCAACATTGATGGTCACTCAAGAATTTGTCAAATCCAAATTCCTTTATTTAGgggaaaaaaaaatcgatattttatatttgtattattatatataaatgtgtaaatatttttaccatattttaatttttagattatgaaaacccataaaaaaaaatgtattttgcTAAAAATGATGATAACCCAAACCAACCGACCTTTTTGAATTTGTTGAATAATTATGCTCCACTTCTTCAAACTCACTCGTAGTACAAAGTACACACATGTATGTAATTCAATttacctatatttttatttgagctGGGACCATCTTCAATTTTATATACATaactcatttattttattttttcgaatATGCATATTTGGACAATTTTGGATCctgtaaatttcaaaattattgaTTAACATTCTTGATTTATGTGAATGAATGGGTCTTTCTTTTGGTATTTGGCTATTTAACTGTAGAGcgggtttcttgtgagacgatctcacgaatctttatttgtaagacgggtcaaccctactgatattcacaataaaaagtaatactcttagcataaaaaataatactttttcattgataacccaaataaaagatttatctcacaaaatacgatttcACGCAATTTTTTGTCTTAACCTATATTCTTCTATCATATGTTTTCTAAATCGTTACATTTTTTCTTCCGATAAGTTTTACCAAAAATACCCACATTACCAGGATACCTATCCGGGCAAATTACAATATCTGCAATATTTCCAAATAAATTACtcagaaatatatattttttagattttttgataattaataatataatatatattacttTTTTAAGTGGTTGGATTTTCGTGGCAGCTCAATTTAGATGTTCAACTTGGCAGCTCACGCATCTTTTGTCTTTTTAACATTTGAATGAACAGTCAATTCTTTAATTCAAATGTTTATTTTACTTCATGTCACACGATTACGAAAACAAAATCTTTTAGCTAAAAGGCAAAGGAAATATAGCAGCTGTTTACACCCCATTTTTCCCTGCGGCCCACACCCTCTCAATGCCCAGTCACTCCCTCTCGTCTTTATAATCAACCGCCCATTTCACACAAACCAAACGTAACTCCACTACCACCACCTCAGCCGCCGTGCCATGGCCGATCTTCAAACAACCGTGATTCTTGCGTTCTTTGGTTTCTTGCTGTTTTTCCCTTTAACAGTTCAACCCGCCAACCATAAGAAGCACACCAGTAGTACTGATTACAAGGTGACTTTCAATCCTCAGCTTCCTCCCAGATCCTTCTTGGCGTCGAAGAGATACGAGGGCTCGTCGGATCTCGTTAATCTGCGGTACCACATGGGTCCGGTCTTGTCTTCTCCAATCAATATCTACCTCATTTGGTACGGAAAGTGGGCCGCATCCCAGCAGCTCATTATCAATGATTTTCTGCTCTCGATATCCACCTTCAACCACCGGGCCGCCCCTTCCCCCTCCGTCTCGGAATGGTGGCGCACGGCCTCCCTCTATGCGGACCAGACGGGGGGAAACATTTCGCGATCTGTTCTGATTGCCGGTGAGTATTCGGATACGAAATACTCCCTCGGGACCCATCTGACCCGTCTCTCCATCCAGCAAGTCATTGCCTCCGCAGTCAAGTCCAAACCCTTCCCCG from Primulina tabacum isolate GXHZ01 chromosome 3, ASM2559414v2, whole genome shotgun sequence encodes:
- the LOC142539797 gene encoding protein NDH-DEPENDENT CYCLIC ELECTRON FLOW 5, with product MAISYRTCLSFLNSVSIPVTQPEIKSVSLHSYNDNKRGFAFRAVAISAGYQQTDVGYLETKFGSQEGVSFSSIGDEGCVMRMRLKNGSSTILMLPSGLITSFKAAMWHGGSLELLHTSVSSSDNGDGDEVSVRGGLSLDLSCEDDAGVSWSPKAWNLNQVKGTPRDSIQVELVSNNTSEEGGEVEVKHIITLGEKFLTSEVIVSNSSNSSSLQLMGSIISHLTLSTPEATYAIGLQRSDFVNRPPLLSGFSLIPLEFIKRDGGKDTSNYSGLRKIFPNWVAKNQDGDVESMTKNSQDELDDSVQEEEDDYKHLAMKISRIYTNTPRNFTIIDRGRRNSVTLERYGFKEVYVFSPGSGHELYGKYSYVCIGNSALLEPIILKAGSEWRGGLSLSNPNS